From the genome of Magnetococcales bacterium, one region includes:
- a CDS encoding DHH family phosphoesterase encodes MEELDTKSKVTQLEALLTGREGERHAVILQDFPDPDAISCGFAYHVLAAERGIQTELIYGGRISHQENIALINLLEIQVTEWVADEIPANHFQGAVFVDNQGTTSNLVDRLDHAGVPVLAVIDHHDHQTRLNAPLFTDIRPVGACASIFTHYLSEGLLPLRPSKPEHRRLATALMHGIVSETGSMLHAQPFDFTAAAFLQPFYDIDLLMDILHQRRNHKVMEVIRLALANRVIKAGLCLSGVGYLRGEDRDAIPQAADFLLTEDTVHTAVVYGIVAMADGLECIHGSLRTSKNSLSPDAFLKDVLGRTEQGVFYGGGKAGAGGFEISLGFLSGNDSEELAMIKWNAFDAKIRKKFFKKIGMEER; translated from the coding sequence ATGGAAGAACTGGATACAAAAAGCAAGGTCACTCAACTCGAAGCGCTTTTGACTGGCCGCGAAGGAGAGCGTCACGCCGTCATTTTACAAGATTTTCCCGATCCGGATGCCATTTCCTGTGGTTTTGCCTATCACGTTCTGGCCGCCGAACGGGGCATCCAGACGGAATTGATCTATGGGGGACGCATCAGCCATCAGGAGAACATCGCCCTGATCAACCTGCTGGAAATCCAGGTGACCGAATGGGTGGCGGACGAAATCCCGGCCAATCACTTCCAAGGAGCGGTCTTCGTGGACAATCAGGGCACCACCAGCAACCTGGTGGATCGTCTGGACCACGCGGGAGTCCCGGTACTGGCGGTGATCGACCATCATGACCACCAGACCCGTCTCAACGCGCCCCTGTTCACGGATATCCGTCCGGTGGGAGCCTGCGCCTCGATCTTTACCCACTATCTGTCCGAAGGGCTGTTGCCGTTGCGCCCCTCCAAGCCGGAACATCGACGCCTGGCCACGGCCCTGATGCATGGCATCGTCAGCGAAACCGGTTCCATGCTCCACGCCCAACCCTTCGACTTCACCGCCGCCGCCTTTTTGCAGCCCTTTTACGACATCGACCTGCTGATGGATATCCTGCATCAGCGACGCAACCACAAGGTGATGGAGGTGATCCGTCTGGCCCTGGCCAACCGGGTGATCAAGGCGGGATTGTGTCTTTCCGGAGTGGGTTATCTGCGGGGCGAGGACCGGGATGCCATTCCCCAGGCCGCGGACTTTCTCTTGACCGAAGATACAGTCCATACCGCCGTGGTTTACGGCATCGTGGCCATGGCCGATGGTCTGGAGTGCATTCACGGCTCCTTGCGCACCAGCAAGAACAGTCTCAGTCCGGACGCCTTTCTCAAGGATGTGCTGGGACGTACCGAACAGGGCGTCTTCTACGGCGGGGGCAAGGCCGGCGCGGGTGGATTTGAAATCTCCCTGGGGTTTTTGTCCGGCAACGACAGCGAGGAGTTGGCCATGATCAAATGGAACGCCTTCGATGCCAAAATCCGCAAAAAATTCTTCAAAAAAATCGGCATGGAGGAACGATAG
- the lipA gene encoding lipoyl synthase, whose amino-acid sequence MLVPKPRWLKVRAPGSPEYRRLQALTRRLRLETVCQSARCPNIGDCWHAGSAAFMILGALCTRSCGFCDVPAGRPAPPDPDEPRRLAEAVTALDLRHVVITSVTRDDLTDGGAGHFAACVAAIREQAIQHATRIELLIPDFRGAEEPLRQVLRAAPEVLNHNVETVPRLYPTVRPAASYQGSLQLLSRAAAHDGAPMRIKSGIMLGLGEKEPEVLAVLNDLKNAGVDTLTIGQYLAPSRDHLPVVRYWTPEAFQSLGEQALAMGFANVESHPLARSSFHAERVFEEAV is encoded by the coding sequence GTGCTGGTACCCAAACCCCGCTGGCTCAAGGTCAGGGCACCCGGATCCCCGGAATATCGCCGCCTCCAGGCCCTGACCCGACGGCTGCGACTGGAAACCGTCTGCCAGTCGGCCCGCTGTCCCAACATCGGCGACTGCTGGCATGCCGGCAGCGCGGCGTTCATGATTCTGGGCGCTCTGTGTACCCGTTCCTGCGGTTTTTGCGACGTTCCCGCCGGTCGGCCCGCGCCGCCGGATCCGGATGAACCCCGCCGACTGGCCGAGGCCGTCACCGCCCTGGATCTGCGCCATGTGGTGATCACCTCGGTGACCCGGGACGATCTGACGGATGGGGGAGCGGGACACTTCGCGGCCTGCGTGGCCGCGATCCGGGAACAAGCCATCCAGCATGCCACCCGGATCGAACTGCTGATTCCCGACTTCCGGGGCGCGGAGGAACCCTTGCGACAGGTGTTGCGCGCCGCGCCGGAGGTGTTGAATCACAATGTGGAGACCGTGCCCCGTCTCTATCCGACGGTGCGGCCAGCCGCCAGTTATCAAGGCTCTTTGCAACTGCTGTCCCGAGCCGCAGCCCACGATGGCGCCCCGATGCGCATCAAATCCGGCATCATGCTGGGTCTGGGGGAGAAGGAACCGGAAGTGCTGGCGGTGTTGAACGATTTGAAAAACGCTGGGGTGGACACCTTGACCATCGGCCAATATCTCGCCCCGAGCCGGGATCATCTGCCTGTGGTGCGCTATTGGACTCCGGAGGCGTTCCAGAGTTTGGGGGAGCAGGCTCTGGCCATGGGATTTGCCAATGTGGAGAGCCATCCCCTGGCCCGCTCTTCGTTTCACGCGGAGCGGGTGTTCGAGGAGGCCGTCTGA
- a CDS encoding thiol:disulfide interchange protein DsbA/DsbL: MRHRLVFVRGAWWVGMCLSLLTWLVSAPVGADPFVPKVGEHFEAIIPPVPVSGSKPEVVEVFNFKCPHCIKLHPAMNDWTEKMKGRYDIKSLPIAFSQQTDQPLRAFYAAQFMGREADMKHALFNAHFVDQINLDSPQELAFIAEGMKIDSAAFQAHMNSFGVQGKIAQGRALAQSYGITGTPTLVINGRYRVTPGKHDQGNYERLFEIVEALAAQ; the protein is encoded by the coding sequence ATGAGGCATCGTCTGGTGTTTGTCCGGGGGGCGTGGTGGGTCGGGATGTGTCTGTCGCTGCTGACTTGGCTGGTCTCGGCTCCGGTGGGTGCCGACCCCTTTGTCCCCAAGGTCGGAGAACACTTTGAGGCGATCATCCCGCCGGTACCGGTTTCCGGTTCCAAGCCCGAGGTGGTGGAGGTGTTCAATTTCAAATGTCCCCACTGCATCAAGCTGCATCCGGCCATGAACGACTGGACGGAGAAAATGAAAGGCCGTTATGACATCAAAAGTCTGCCCATCGCCTTTTCCCAGCAGACCGATCAACCCTTGCGGGCCTTTTATGCCGCCCAGTTCATGGGGCGGGAAGCGGACATGAAACACGCCTTGTTCAATGCCCACTTCGTCGATCAGATCAATCTGGATTCGCCGCAGGAGCTGGCTTTCATCGCCGAAGGCATGAAGATCGATTCCGCGGCCTTTCAGGCCCACATGAACTCCTTCGGGGTTCAGGGCAAGATCGCCCAGGGTCGCGCTTTGGCCCAGTCCTATGGCATCACCGGCACCCCGACTTTGGTGATCAATGGACGCTATCGGGTCACTCCCGGCAAGCACGATCAAGGGAATTACGAGCGTCTGTTCGAGATTGTGGAGGCTCTTGCCGCGCAATGA
- a CDS encoding electron transfer flavoprotein subunit beta/FixA family protein — MIVLVAIKQIPDPVVPVRVKADGSGVEIRDARPVANPVDDNALEVALQLRESGAAQGVIAVSVGPAEWEGTLRTALAMGADRGIRIDAPDPLDPLPTARLLAALAVREGVGLMLTGRQAVDRDQGTVGLLVAGLLGWGQVAFASGLAWEEGRCRVSRAVDGGQEVVTVRLPAVITVDPRLNTPRYASLPAIMRARSKSLECISPQELGENLSSDLEWLSVALPVPRKPGIRVGDVTELAARLRARGVVACPS, encoded by the coding sequence ATGATCGTCCTGGTGGCGATCAAGCAGATCCCGGATCCGGTGGTGCCGGTCCGGGTGAAAGCGGATGGAAGCGGCGTGGAGATCCGGGATGCCCGACCGGTTGCCAATCCGGTGGACGATAACGCCCTGGAGGTCGCCCTGCAATTGCGTGAAAGCGGGGCGGCCCAGGGGGTGATCGCGGTTTCCGTGGGGCCTGCGGAGTGGGAAGGCACCTTGCGGACCGCCTTGGCCATGGGGGCGGATCGGGGAATCCGCATCGATGCCCCGGATCCCCTGGATCCCCTGCCAACCGCCCGACTGTTGGCCGCTTTGGCGGTGCGGGAGGGGGTGGGGTTGATGCTCACCGGTCGTCAGGCGGTGGACCGGGATCAAGGAACGGTCGGTCTGCTGGTGGCCGGTTTGCTGGGTTGGGGTCAGGTGGCCTTTGCCAGCGGATTGGCATGGGAGGAGGGGCGATGCCGGGTCTCGCGTGCCGTCGATGGGGGCCAGGAGGTCGTCACCGTGCGTCTGCCCGCCGTGATTACCGTGGATCCCCGTCTCAACACGCCCCGATATGCCAGTCTGCCCGCCATCATGCGGGCGCGGAGCAAATCCCTGGAATGCATCTCCCCCCAGGAACTGGGGGAAAATCTGTCGAGTGATCTGGAGTGGCTCTCCGTAGCCTTGCCCGTTCCCCGCAAACCGGGGATACGGGTCGGCGACGTGACGGAACTGGCCGCCCGGTTGCGCGCCCGTGGGGTGGTGGCGTGTCCGTCCTGA
- a CDS encoding OsmC family protein has protein sequence MGKVTSRVRLIDGIQMVGESGSGHTVVMDGSLEVGGRNMGVRPMELFLIGLGGCASIDVLTILRKGRHIVNNCEVVIKGERAEQDPKVYVEIEMHFVVTGKDIPSKAVERAIQLSEEKYCSAAAMLSKTATIRSTFDIVESQS, from the coding sequence ATGGGGAAAGTCACATCGCGCGTAAGGCTCATCGATGGCATTCAGATGGTTGGAGAGTCCGGTTCCGGGCATACTGTGGTCATGGATGGCAGCCTTGAGGTGGGGGGACGCAACATGGGTGTTCGTCCCATGGAGTTGTTCCTGATCGGGCTGGGAGGGTGCGCCAGCATCGACGTTCTGACCATCCTGCGCAAAGGACGGCACATCGTGAACAACTGCGAGGTGGTGATCAAAGGGGAACGGGCCGAACAGGATCCCAAGGTCTACGTGGAGATCGAAATGCATTTCGTCGTCACCGGAAAGGATATTCCTTCCAAGGCGGTGGAACGGGCGATTCAGCTCTCCGAGGAAAAATATTGTTCCGCCGCCGCCATGTTGAGTAAAACCGCTACCATCCGCAGTACTTTCGATATTGTGGAGTCGCAATCATGA